From Anopheles darlingi chromosome 2, idAnoDarlMG_H_01, whole genome shotgun sequence, the proteins below share one genomic window:
- the LOC125952497 gene encoding uncharacterized protein LOC125952497 — MCCNNEYSVRTRARRRRRCSSSSSISNSSNAKSCQSSISSSAMGENHRAGISTLNLRTGSRGSRSLLVLLACLVLLLSSVLGSEESDFTKHCSNCKCSWKSGRKSADCTNQRLPDVPRDLSNELQILDLSHNQIDELRSLTFVGAHQMNLQKLYLHNNAMKRVDRDAFRNLTILIELDLANNNLTELQPGTFDDLTKLRVILLNNNQIERLEPNLFRSLSFLTKINLRSNRLVRIGINVFVAVPNLSQIELDYNELQTLRKDSFAGLDKLTSLSLTNNPWNCSCALRSFSEFVLSKNLYTSPTTCSEPRALAGKQWNEIELDDFACPPSITENRLHFPGIGENATFVCKVTGVPLPKIDWLFQKRSFSPHDQRLLFTEAVRTNDRDQSLLLVSELTIVGVRPSDRGPYVCKATNRGGIDESELFFDLKADPHPITSATRSKGMVWIVLIIVLISLLVVMLVLSVAWCWCRKVRRFKKNSTMSGDALMSTKMIADKSQNDSSILDSGSVIVEMQKSLLTEVNPVEKPPRRADIEPADKVDYDEKHEVKRTLLEETGFAAQDEETASVALSDTTPRSRATFVDDGCGTNLPPDLLAFPTRFPQSPSIQSSLSNIHDGRIYGKSPLASPIYGPAVGTSLGGGPGGQVPVGFRTLQHPKTGRTIAIATGRANSPFTPAPLIYPQMAIKQGYVTIPRKPRTPSWTPSMSSAVTAELLPGPGGLMGGPPSNTTSPTSPHGVGDLSLLSISEPVYDNLGLRTTASGNSTLKLNKSHRTAGGALSTSTPMASKYSMKDRPLPATPGGQTAHNASNYEAIPEKLAVYGGGGIGGPSSSTMSGVFDIDTSLYGTTGIGGPPSLSTSTRSKVPPRPPPKPKKKPSVTTPAAAAATTPTTSPSTAATIATASGGAADEQQSSGATQSATPASGSGTGTAPLFTDDGDDGTEV; from the exons ATGTGTTGTAACAACGAATACAGTGTGCGAACGAGAGcgaggcgaaggaggaggtgtagtagtagtagtagtattagcaATAGTAGTAATGCAAAGAGCTGccaaagcagcatcagcagtagcgcAATGGGCGAGAACCACAGAGCAGGGATCAGTACTTTGAATCTCAGAACTGGTAGCCGCGGCAGCCGATCGCTGTTGGTGCTATTAGCGTgcctggtgctactgctgagCTCAGTGCTCGGTAGCGAAGAGTCGGACTTTACGAAGCACTGCAGCAACTGTAAGTGCAGCTGGAAGAGTGGACGAAAAAGTGCGGACTGCACGAACCAGCGGTTACCGGATGTGCCGCGCGATCTGAGCAACGAGCTGCAGATACTTGATCTATCGCACAACCAGATCGACGAGTTACGGTCGCTGACGTTCGTCGGTGCGCACCAGATGAATCTGCAGAAGCTCTACCTGCACAACAACGCAATGAAGCGCGTCGATCGGGACGCGTTCCGCAATCTCACCATCCTGATCGAGCTCGATCTGGCGAACAACAACCTCACCGAGCTGCAACCGGGCACGTTCGATGATCTGACGAAGCTGCGCGTGATCCTGCTGAACAACAACCAGATCGAGCGGCTCGAACCGAACCTCTTCCGGTCGCTAAGCTTTCTCACCAAGATCAACCTGCGCAGTAACCGGTTGGTGCGCATCGGGATCAATGTGTTCGTCGCCGTGCCGAATCTTTCGCAGATTGAGCTGGACTACAACGAGCTGCAGACCCTGCGGAAGGATTCGTTCGCTGGGCTCGACAAGCTGACGAGTCTTTCGCTGACGAACAATCCATGGAATTGTAGCTGTGCGTTGCGCAGTTTTAGCGAGTTTGTGCTGTCGAAGAATCTGTACACCTCGCCGACGACCTGTAGCGAACCGCGTGCCCTGGCCGGCAAGCAGTGGAATGAGATCGAGCTGGATGACTTTGCCTGCCCACCGAGCATCACCGAGAACCGGCTGCACTTTCCGGGGATCGGCGAGAACGCGACGTTCGTGTGTAAGGTGACGGGTGTACCGCTCCCCAAGATCGATTGGTTGTTCCAGAAGCGATCGTTTTCGCCGCACGACCAGCGGCTGCTGTTCACCGAGGCCGTTCGTACGAACGATCGTGATCAGAGCTTGCTGCTCGTTTCGGAGCTAACGATCGTCGGTGTGCGACCGTCCGATCGGGGACCGTACGTGTGCAAGGCGACGAACCGCGGCGGTATCGATGAGAGCGAACTGTTCTTCGATCTGAAAGCGGATCCACATCCGATCACCTCCGCGACGCGCTCCAAGGGCATGGTGTGGATCGTGTTGATCATTGTGCTGATCTCGCTGCTCGTAGTGATGCTCGTATTATCGGtcgcgtggtgctggtgccggaagGTGCGCCGGTTTAAGAAGAACTCGACGATGAGCGGCGACGCGCTGATGAGCACGAAGATGATCGCGGACAAATCGCAGAATGATTCCTCCATCCTCGACAGTGGCTCGGTTATCGTCGAGATGCAGAAGAGCCTCCTGACGGAGGTGAACCCGGTGGAGAAGCCACCGCGCCGGGCGGACATCGAGCCGGCCGACAAGGTGGACTACGACGAGAAGCACGAGGTCAAGCGAACGCTGCTCGAGGAGACTGGTTTTG CCGCCCAGGATGAGGAAACGGCTTCGGTCGCACTGTCAGACACGACGCCCCGCTCCCGGGCCACGTTCGTCGATGACGGATGCGGCACGAACCTGCCGCCGGATCTGCTTGCCTTCCCAACGCGCTTCCCCCAGTCGCCTTCGATCCAGAGCTCGCTCTCGAACATACACGATGGGCGCATCTACGGCAAGTCGCCACTGGCCAGCCCGATCTATGGGCCGGCGGTCGGCACTAGTCTCGGTGGTGGACCGGGTGGTCAGGTACCGGTCGGCTTCCGGACGCTGCAGCACCCGAAAACGGGCCGCACGATAGCGATCGCTACGGGGCGCGCTAACTCACCGTTTACACCGGCCCCGCTCATCTACCCGCAGATGGCCATCAAGCAGGGCTACGTGACAATCCCGCGCAAACCGCGCACCCCCAGCTGGACACCGTCGATGAGCTCGGCCGTGACGGCGGAGCTGCTACCGGGGCCAGGTGGCCTGATGGGTGGACCGCCGAGCAATACCACCAGTCCGACCTCACCGCACGGCGTCGGTGATTTGTCGCTGCTCAGTATCAGCGAACCGGTTTACGACAATCTCGGCCTACGCACGACCGCCTCCGGTAATTCGACGCTGAAGCTCAACAAATCACACCGGACGGCGGGCGGTGCCCTAAGCACCTCTACTCCGATGGCCTCCAAGTACAGCATGAAGGATCGTCCACTGCCGGCTACACCCGGTGGTCAGACGGCCCATAATGCTAGCAACTATGAGGCTATTCCGGAGAAGCTGGCAgtgtacggtggtggcggtattGGAGGACCATCGTCATCCACGATGTCGGGTGTGTTCGACATCGATACGTCGCTATACGGTACTACGGGCATCGGAGGTCCACCATCGTTGTCAACATCCACCCGAAGCAAAGTACCTCCGaggccaccaccgaaaccgaagaagaagccatcGGTGACCACCcctgcagctgccgctgccaccacccccaccactaGCCCCTCGACTGCGGCAACGATAGCAACGGCTAGCGGTGGTGCGGCCGACGAACAGCAGAGTTCCGGTGCGACGCAAAGTGCAACGCCTGCATCCGGcagtggcaccggcaccgctcCACTGTTTACGGACGATGGGGACGATGGGACGGAGGTCTGA